One segment of Candidatus Ozemobacteraceae bacterium DNA contains the following:
- a CDS encoding methyl-accepting chemotaxis protein, translating into MKNFSISRKILGGFLFILIIFIAVVFSSGYLLQRLRNIVDQMQGGQIPVMAKTQEWTGDVVVAGLAFLQISHTGQDPEMMKTFKDARERAVQGTEAIKDIVSQKLGSSAGPILVFADEAFKSMSQVFDLADATFQAPLPLSTASFTAVSFAVREQLEAVQVSMKRIGDYFGITEASRVKLELKTVFAALDWLKWILPAFIILFAIGFTWFISTGISVPLERIMKAMGEAEQGMLETRLDINTRDEFQRLAESFNRMLGGIRHMISKVLSTSNDLATSSQQLSSASVESAATLLDISKNVNEINASAVEVAGNLETTSTSVEHFALSAQQVAQLAETAVVSANTTSEAAEKGGVTVKKSVEMIGRVKESVDVATQVILDLNTASQQINEIVNTITAIASQTNLLALNAAIEAARAGEQGKGFTVVAEEVRKLAEESAEAAEAIGTRIENILNKTQNAADSMQMGRSRVDEGIKVIRDVSLSLDNIIDNINDVNRKIRDISKISAEQSQNSVLMSRTVEDITKLTKSTSERTGIVATSVEQQTTTVSQISSSTEDLARLADELHSLVSRFTITTKR; encoded by the coding sequence ATGAAAAACTTTTCGATCAGCCGGAAAATTCTCGGGGGATTTCTCTTCATCCTCATCATCTTCATCGCCGTCGTCTTTTCCTCCGGGTATCTCCTCCAGCGTCTCCGCAACATCGTCGACCAGATGCAGGGCGGGCAGATCCCCGTCATGGCGAAGACGCAGGAATGGACGGGCGACGTGGTCGTCGCCGGGCTCGCCTTTCTGCAGATCAGCCACACGGGCCAGGATCCGGAGATGATGAAGACGTTCAAGGACGCGCGGGAGCGGGCAGTGCAGGGAACGGAAGCGATCAAGGACATCGTTTCGCAGAAACTCGGCAGTTCGGCCGGCCCAATCCTCGTCTTCGCCGACGAAGCCTTCAAAAGCATGTCGCAGGTGTTCGACCTTGCGGATGCCACGTTCCAGGCCCCCCTCCCCCTTTCCACGGCCAGTTTCACCGCCGTTTCCTTCGCCGTTCGCGAGCAACTCGAGGCCGTCCAGGTTTCGATGAAAAGGATCGGCGATTATTTCGGCATCACCGAGGCCAGCCGGGTCAAGCTCGAATTGAAAACCGTCTTCGCGGCTCTCGACTGGCTGAAATGGATCCTTCCCGCCTTCATCATCCTGTTCGCCATCGGGTTCACGTGGTTTATTTCGACCGGTATATCGGTCCCGCTCGAACGGATCATGAAAGCGATGGGCGAGGCGGAGCAGGGCATGCTCGAAACGCGCCTCGACATCAACACCCGCGACGAATTCCAGCGGCTCGCCGAGAGTTTCAACCGCATGCTCGGCGGCATCCGTCACATGATCTCGAAGGTTCTCAGCACCAGCAACGATCTCGCGACCAGCTCTCAGCAACTGAGCTCGGCCTCCGTCGAGTCGGCGGCCACGCTTCTCGACATTTCCAAGAACGTGAACGAGATCAACGCATCGGCCGTCGAGGTCGCCGGAAATCTCGAAACGACTTCGACCTCGGTCGAGCATTTCGCGCTGTCGGCGCAGCAGGTCGCCCAACTCGCCGAGACGGCCGTCGTCTCGGCCAACACCACGTCGGAAGCCGCTGAAAAGGGCGGAGTCACGGTGAAGAAATCCGTCGAGATGATCGGTCGCGTCAAGGAGTCCGTCGACGTCGCAACCCAGGTCATCCTCGATCTGAACACCGCCTCCCAGCAGATCAACGAGATTGTGAACACGATCACCGCGATCGCCAGCCAGACGAACCTGCTGGCCCTGAACGCCGCGATCGAAGCGGCCCGCGCCGGCGAACAGGGAAAGGGTTTCACGGTCGTCGCCGAAGAGGTCCGGAAACTGGCCGAGGAGTCGGCGGAAGCCGCCGAGGCCATCGGAACGAGAATCGAGAACATCCTGAACAAGACGCAGAACGCCGCCGACTCGATGCAGATGGGGCGCAGTCGCGTCGACGAAGGGATCAAGGTCATCCGGGACGTGAGCCTGAGCCTGGACAATATCATCGACAATATCAACGACGTGAACCGGAAGATCCGCGACATCAGCAAGATTTCCGCCGAGCAGTCCCAAAACTCCGTCCTGATGAGCCGAACCGTCGAGGATATTACAAAACTGACCAAATCGACGTCGGAGCGCACCGGCATCGTCGCGACGTCCGTCGAACAGCAGACGACGACCGTCTCTCAGATCTCGAGTTCGACCGAGGATCTGGCGCGTCTCGCGGACGAGCTCCACTCGCTGGTTTCGCGGTTCACGATCACCACGAAGCGCTGA